CCCGACCCAAGACGGAGTCTTGAGTCGGTCTCCTCTAGCCGACGATGAGGTTCACGATGCGACCCGGCACGTACACGATCTTCTTCACGGTCTTGCCCTCGAGGAACGGCTTCGCACCCTCGTCCCCGAGCGCGAGATCGCGCGCCACGGCCTCGGGGGTGTCGCGTGCGACCGTGATGCGACCGCGCACCCTGCCGTTCACCTGCACGGCGATCTCGATCTGGTCGTCGACGCACAGCGCCGGGTCGTAGGTGGGCCAGGGGTGGTCGGCGATCGACGGCGTATGCCCGAGCCGCTCCCAGAGCTCCTCGGCCAGATGCGGCGCGTACGGCGAGAGGCAGAGCACGAGCTTCTCGAGCGCCTCTCGGGGCGGATGGTCCAGGGCCTGGAGGTGGTTCGTGAGGATCATCATCGCCGAGACGGCCGTGTTGAACCGCATCGCTGCGATGTCGTCGGTGACTTTCTTGACGGTGCGGTGGACGAGCCGCTTGGTCTCGTCGTCGATCGCGTTCGACGCGGTGCGCGTCGCGACCACGTGCACGCGATCGAGGAAGCGGCGAACGCCCTGGAGCCCCGCCGTCTGCCAGGGCTTCACCTGCTCGAGCGGTCCCATGAACATCTCGTACACGCGCAACGCGTCGGCGCCCGCCTGGTGCACGACGTCGTCGGGATTGATGACGTTGCCGCGCGACTTCGACATCTTCTCGCCGGTCTCGCCGAGGATCATGCCCTGGTGCACGAGCTTCAGGAACGGCTCGGGATCCTTCACGACGCCGACGTCGTAGAGCACCTTGTGCCAGAAGCGCGCGTAGAGGAGGTGCAGCACCGTGTGCTCGGCGCCTCCGACGTACAGGTCGATCGGCATCCAGTCGTCGTAGGCCTTGGCGCTGACGATCTCGCGCTCGTCGTGCGGATCGACGAAGCGCAGGTAGTACCAGCACGAGCCCGCCCACTGCGGCATCGTGTTCGTCTCGCGCGCGAACCAGCGGCCGTCCTTCTGGAAGAAGCGCCAGTCGAGCGCCTTCGCGAGCGGCCCCTGCGGGTCGCCGGGCTTGTAGTCCTCGAGCGCCGGCAGGAGCAGCGGCAGCTCGGCGTCGGCGAGCGGGATCGGGCGAGTGTAGTCGATGGTGGCGGGCGCTCCGCGCCGCGGATCGCCGGCGGTGTCCACCGGGAAGTAGACGGGGATCGGCTCGCCCCAGTAACGCTGGCGCGAGAAGACCCAATCGCGGAGCTTGTAGTTGACCTTGCGACGCCCGATGCCCTTCGCCTCCAGATGGTCGATGATCCGGCGCTTCATCTCGGGCGTGGCGAGGCCGTCGAACTCGCCCGATCGCACCGCGGTGCCGTCGCCCGTGAAGGCCGCCTCGAGCCGGTCGTGGAGCCGCCCGTCGGGGCTGACCACCTCGACGATCGGCAGGTTCATTTGCGTCGCGAAGGCGAAGTCGCGCTCGTCGTGCGCCGGCACGGCCATGATGGCGCCCGTCCCGTAGGCGCCGAGGACGTAGTCGGCGGTGTAGACGGGGATGGGCTTCGTGGTGAGCGGGTTCGTGCAGAAGGCGCCGATGAAGACGCCCGTCTTGTCCTTCGCGACTGCCGTGCGCTCCATGTCGCTCTTGCGGGCGGCGGCGGCGACGTACTCCTTCACCGTCGATCGAAGCTCCGGCGCCGTGATCTCGAGCGTGCGCGGATGGTCGGGCGCGATCACCATGTAGGTCGCGCCGAAGAGCGTGTCGGGTCGCGTCGTGAAGACGGTGAGGGCGCCCGGGTGCCCGACGAGCGGGAAGTCGACCTCCGCGCCCTCGCTGCGCCCGATCCACTCGATCTGCTTCGCCTTGGTGGCCTCGGGCCAGTCGAGCGACCCCAGGTCCGACGCCAGGCGGTCGGCGTAGGCGGTGATGCGGAGCTGCCACTGGCGGAGCGGCTCGCGCACCACGGGATGTCCGCCCCGCTCGCTCTTCCCGTCGACGACCTCCTCGTTCGCGAGCACCGTGCCGAGCGCGGGACACCAGTTGACGGGGATCTCGGCCTGGAAGGCGAGGCCGCGCTCGAACAGGCGCAGGAAGATCCACTGCGTCCAGCGGACGTAGGCGGGATCGGTCGTGTCGATCTCGCGCGACCAGTCGTACGCGAAGCCGAGCCGCTTCAGTTGGCGCCGGAAGACGCCGATGTTCTCGCGCGTCGTGACGGCGGGGTGCGTGCCGGTCTCGATCGCGTGCTGCTCGGCGGGGAGCCCGAAGGCGTCCCAGCCCATGGGATGGAGCAC
This is a stretch of genomic DNA from Candidatus Eisenbacteria bacterium. It encodes these proteins:
- the leuS gene encoding leucine--tRNA ligase — encoded protein: MPYDHHAIEARWQRYWDEHATFRAVRHAGRPKKYVLDMFPYPSGAGLHVGHPEGYTATDIVSRHLRMRGVDVLHPMGWDAFGLPAEQHAIETGTHPAVTTRENIGVFRRQLKRLGFAYDWSREIDTTDPAYVRWTQWIFLRLFERGLAFQAEIPVNWCPALGTVLANEEVVDGKSERGGHPVVREPLRQWQLRITAYADRLASDLGSLDWPEATKAKQIEWIGRSEGAEVDFPLVGHPGALTVFTTRPDTLFGATYMVIAPDHPRTLEITAPELRSTVKEYVAAAARKSDMERTAVAKDKTGVFIGAFCTNPLTTKPIPVYTADYVLGAYGTGAIMAVPAHDERDFAFATQMNLPIVEVVSPDGRLHDRLEAAFTGDGTAVRSGEFDGLATPEMKRRIIDHLEAKGIGRRKVNYKLRDWVFSRQRYWGEPIPVYFPVDTAGDPRRGAPATIDYTRPIPLADAELPLLLPALEDYKPGDPQGPLAKALDWRFFQKDGRWFARETNTMPQWAGSCWYYLRFVDPHDEREIVSAKAYDDWMPIDLYVGGAEHTVLHLLYARFWHKVLYDVGVVKDPEPFLKLVHQGMILGETGEKMSKSRGNVINPDDVVHQAGADALRVYEMFMGPLEQVKPWQTAGLQGVRRFLDRVHVVATRTASNAIDDETKRLVHRTVKKVTDDIAAMRFNTAVSAMMILTNHLQALDHPPREALEKLVLCLSPYAPHLAEELWERLGHTPSIADHPWPTYDPALCVDDQIEIAVQVNGRVRGRITVARDTPEAVARDLALGDEGAKPFLEGKTVKKIVYVPGRIVNLIVG